The following proteins are co-located in the Micromonospora coriariae genome:
- a CDS encoding SRPBCC family protein, with the protein MTQAAAVVIRQIVVEASIARAFTVFTERFGDFKPPEHNLLGAPIAETVFEPKVGGHIYDRAVDGSECRWARVLAYEPPNRVVFSWDISPQWQVETEPDNTSEVEVRFVAETPQRTRVELEHRHIDRHGPGWQSVSDGVSHDEGWPLYLSRYAALIAQES; encoded by the coding sequence ATGACCCAGGCAGCCGCCGTGGTGATCCGACAGATCGTCGTCGAGGCGTCGATCGCGCGAGCCTTCACCGTGTTCACCGAGCGGTTCGGTGACTTCAAGCCGCCCGAACACAACCTGCTCGGCGCACCGATCGCCGAGACCGTGTTCGAACCGAAGGTTGGCGGGCACATCTACGACCGGGCCGTCGACGGCAGCGAGTGCCGCTGGGCGCGGGTGCTCGCCTACGAACCGCCGAACCGGGTCGTGTTCAGCTGGGACATCAGTCCGCAATGGCAGGTCGAGACCGAGCCGGACAACACCAGCGAGGTCGAGGTCCGGTTCGTCGCCGAGACCCCGCAACGCACCCGGGTCGAACTGGAGCACCGCCACATCGACCGGCACGGCCCCGGATGGCAGTCCGTCAGCGACGGCGTCTCCCACGACGAAGGGTGGCCGCTGTACCTCTCCCGATACGCCGCGCTGATCGCGCAGGAGAGCTGA
- a CDS encoding D-alanyl-D-alanine carboxypeptidase family protein — protein sequence MGGLAESPTEDLGRLLPAPPARRDRRRLPWALGGLLVLLLLLGGGLYAVAPLRDPLPAPTVELTLPASMAIPGTAPRLPWPRSGQAMISVDGLGTLGAFGGSKPLPIASVTKVMTAYVILTEHPLAAGEQGPKLTVSAAQAAAYPAEKARGESLVEVRAGEVITERQALQAVLLPSANNMARILAAWDSGSVAAFVDKMNAVADDLGMSDTHYTDPSGLDPDTVSTARDQVILASRAMALPTFAEIVKQKQATIPVAGTVRNYNELVGRNGVVGIKTGSTDEAGGCLVFAAVLTVGGRKLRIVGAVLGQPGANTPVQLDRVFAVTRSLLRSTAAALAVHTLVEAGEQVATVRGPLGAGSTINAAEKVEVVGWPGLRVRLAAQIPAVSSRIAAGAEHGQLTATAGVGKPVVTTLRTGAAMEPPTTWERIRRHR from the coding sequence ATGGGTGGTTTGGCGGAATCGCCGACCGAGGATCTCGGCCGGCTGCTCCCGGCGCCGCCGGCCCGGCGCGACCGGCGTCGCCTGCCGTGGGCGCTGGGCGGCCTGCTGGTCCTGCTGCTGCTCCTCGGCGGCGGGTTGTACGCCGTCGCGCCGCTGCGCGACCCGCTGCCCGCCCCGACGGTCGAGCTGACCCTGCCGGCGTCGATGGCCATCCCCGGTACGGCGCCGCGACTGCCCTGGCCGCGTTCCGGTCAGGCGATGATCTCAGTGGACGGGCTCGGGACGCTCGGCGCCTTCGGCGGGTCTAAGCCGCTGCCGATCGCGAGCGTGACGAAGGTGATGACGGCCTACGTCATCCTCACCGAGCACCCTCTCGCCGCCGGCGAGCAGGGCCCGAAGCTGACCGTCAGCGCCGCGCAGGCGGCCGCTTATCCGGCCGAGAAGGCACGCGGCGAGTCGCTCGTGGAGGTGCGGGCCGGGGAGGTGATCACCGAACGGCAGGCGTTGCAGGCCGTGCTCCTGCCCTCGGCGAACAACATGGCGCGCATCCTCGCGGCCTGGGACTCGGGCAGCGTCGCCGCCTTCGTCGACAAGATGAACGCGGTGGCGGACGACCTCGGCATGTCCGACACCCACTACACCGACCCGTCCGGCCTCGACCCCGACACGGTGAGCACGGCGCGGGACCAGGTGATCCTGGCGAGCAGGGCGATGGCGTTGCCGACGTTCGCCGAGATCGTCAAGCAGAAGCAGGCGACCATCCCGGTGGCCGGCACTGTGCGGAACTACAACGAGCTGGTCGGTCGCAACGGCGTGGTGGGGATCAAGACCGGCTCCACCGACGAGGCCGGCGGTTGTCTCGTCTTCGCGGCGGTGCTCACCGTGGGCGGCCGGAAGCTCCGCATCGTCGGTGCCGTCCTGGGCCAACCCGGCGCCAACACCCCGGTCCAGCTGGACCGGGTGTTCGCGGTGACCCGGTCGTTGCTGCGCTCGACAGCGGCCGCGCTCGCTGTCCACACGCTCGTCGAGGCCGGCGAGCAGGTCGCCACCGTGCGTGGCCCGTTGGGTGCCGGCAGCACCATCAACGCCGCCGAGAAGGTCGAGGTGGTCGGCTGGCCGGGCCTGCGGGTACGGCTCGCCGCGCAGATCCCCGCGGTGTCGTCGCGGATCGCCGCCGGCGCCGAGCACGGCCAGCTCACGGCCACCGCCGGCGTCGGCAAGCCGGTCGTCACGACGCTGCGGACCGGCGCCGCGATGGAACCGCCGACCACCTGGGAACGCATCCGCCGCCACCGCTGA
- a CDS encoding ArsR/SmtB family transcription factor, which translates to MATYRAGAGWDALGDPTRRAIVACLAERPRAVGELADELPISRPAVSQHLKVLKDAGLVTDRAAGARRVYRLNPAGVAALRDQLETFWNRALDSYQDVVEEPTEEDQ; encoded by the coding sequence GTGGCTACTTACCGAGCTGGTGCTGGCTGGGACGCGCTGGGAGACCCCACCAGGCGCGCAATCGTCGCGTGCCTGGCCGAGCGGCCCCGGGCCGTCGGCGAGCTCGCCGACGAGTTGCCGATCAGCCGGCCGGCGGTGTCCCAGCATCTGAAGGTGCTGAAGGACGCCGGGCTGGTCACCGACCGCGCGGCGGGCGCGCGCCGGGTCTATCGGCTCAATCCGGCCGGCGTGGCCGCGCTGCGAGATCAGCTTGAGACGTTCTGGAACCGGGCACTGGACAGCTATCAGGACGTCGTCGAAGAACCGACCGAGGAGGACCAATGA
- a CDS encoding PfkB family carbohydrate kinase, with product MSSPRAVVIGQLARDLVLEIDHWPEVGHAADVRGRREMLGGKGANQAVALAQLGVTVALLAVAGDDDIGDNLLAQATRDGVDVTQVARRPHTSTGLIVEALDGAGRWRYLQHLPSEVLLTAADVEASAELLRAADAVLVQLQQPPAVALAAARLAHDAGRLVVLDGAPANDSDGPALLAAADVVRADAHETRLWTEAPTDEVDRLLAAAGDILAAGPRLLAFGVDAGNLFVWRDQQWGDGHLLVPLSDQKVVDTTGAGDALVAALTAALLRGDPPPVAARYAVAAAGAAVGHPGGRPNLTADALRVARVSLLGGA from the coding sequence ATGAGCAGTCCCCGCGCGGTGGTGATCGGCCAACTCGCCCGCGATCTCGTCCTCGAGATCGACCACTGGCCGGAGGTCGGCCACGCGGCCGACGTCCGGGGGCGGCGCGAGATGCTGGGCGGCAAAGGCGCCAACCAGGCGGTGGCGCTCGCCCAGCTCGGCGTGACGGTGGCGCTGCTCGCCGTGGCGGGCGACGACGACATCGGCGACAACCTGCTCGCGCAGGCCACCCGGGACGGGGTGGACGTCACACAGGTGGCGCGCCGGCCGCACACCTCCACGGGGCTGATCGTGGAGGCGCTCGACGGGGCCGGGCGGTGGCGGTACCTGCAACACCTGCCCAGCGAGGTACTACTCACCGCGGCCGACGTCGAAGCCTCCGCCGAGCTGTTACGCGCCGCGGACGCCGTACTCGTGCAGTTGCAGCAACCGCCCGCGGTGGCCCTCGCCGCCGCGCGCCTGGCCCACGACGCCGGTCGGCTGGTGGTGCTGGACGGTGCGCCGGCCAACGACAGCGACGGCCCGGCGTTGCTCGCCGCGGCCGACGTCGTCCGTGCCGACGCCCACGAAACACGCTTGTGGACCGAGGCGCCGACCGACGAGGTCGACCGCCTGCTGGCCGCGGCCGGCGACATCCTGGCGGCCGGTCCGCGGCTGCTCGCCTTCGGCGTGGACGCCGGGAACCTCTTCGTCTGGCGCGATCAGCAGTGGGGCGACGGGCACCTGCTCGTCCCCCTGTCCGATCAGAAGGTGGTGGACACCACCGGCGCCGGCGACGCCCTCGTCGCCGCGCTGACCGCGGCGCTCCTGCGCGGCGACCCGCCCCCGGTCGCCGCCCGGTACGCCGTCGCCGCGGCCGGGGCGGCCGTCGGACATCCCGGCGGTAGGCCGAACCTGACGGCGGACGCGCTTCGGGTCGCCCGTGTATCCCTACTCGGCGGGGCTTGA
- a CDS encoding amylo-alpha-1,6-glucosidase, with product MTATSRRPTPADPWPDMSAGHPVSSGASRDLPPELGPDAVGVLEGRTFMFSDAAGNVPRGSIGGLVHDDTRFLNQWELTIDDAPLMVLSSGTVDAYSAAFFLANADLPHLPANRVGVRRQRFVGDGLYERVELRYFGIEPTSVRLRLAVGTDFADLFEIKETGRDRAPDITRVDGRDGSALGFHYRNGSYAASVSVEADPPPDLVDGDALVWNLRLERGQQWSCELRVPLWCGGEDRRPVVRGFGETFDHGPEDPSTRWAAEKPHLDAETDLLRDVYHRSALDLVSMRLEKTIAGESVVLFSAGLPWFLTTFGRDTLITAYQTMTCGSEVARGALIVLARHQATVFDDFTDQEPGKILHEYRSGELSQLGIKPYRPYYGAADTTALWLILLSEYWRWTRDAELVCRLRENAEAALRWIDRHGDRDGDGYVEYATRSTQGLGNQCWRDSPDGVQYADGTIPVLPIATCETQGYTYDAKLRMAELADGPWHDPAMAHRLRAEAAGLRERFNRDFWIPERGGYYAIGLDGDKRPIDSMTSNMGHLLWSGIVPEDRAGQLARHLMSPEMFSGWGVRTLSTLDVGYNPIGYHVGTVWPHDNSIIAAGLARYGYREEANRIAMAMLEASRHSDHRLPEALSGYDRSFGRQPVPYPTACNPQAWASGAPLLFLRTMLGLEPGEDGLLADAHVPDELGRIDLHAVAVAGRHWSVGATGSDWRVWPAD from the coding sequence GTGACCGCGACATCACGGCGGCCGACGCCCGCGGATCCGTGGCCGGACATGTCGGCGGGGCACCCGGTGTCCAGCGGCGCCTCTCGGGACCTGCCTCCGGAGCTGGGGCCCGACGCGGTCGGTGTGCTGGAGGGCCGTACGTTCATGTTCTCCGACGCCGCGGGGAACGTGCCGAGGGGCTCGATCGGCGGTCTCGTCCACGACGACACCCGGTTCCTCAACCAGTGGGAGCTGACCATTGACGACGCCCCGCTGATGGTGCTCTCCTCCGGGACGGTGGACGCCTACTCGGCGGCGTTCTTCCTGGCGAATGCCGACCTGCCCCACCTGCCCGCGAATCGGGTCGGCGTGCGGCGGCAGCGCTTCGTCGGCGACGGCCTCTACGAGCGGGTCGAACTGCGCTACTTCGGCATCGAGCCGACGTCCGTCCGGCTGCGCCTGGCGGTCGGTACCGACTTCGCCGACCTGTTCGAGATCAAGGAGACCGGCCGCGACCGCGCCCCGGACATCACCCGCGTGGACGGACGGGACGGCTCGGCGCTCGGGTTCCACTACCGCAACGGCAGCTACGCCGCCTCGGTGAGCGTCGAGGCCGACCCGCCGCCCGATCTGGTCGACGGCGACGCCCTGGTGTGGAACCTGCGCCTCGAGCGGGGACAGCAGTGGAGCTGCGAGTTGCGTGTGCCGCTGTGGTGCGGCGGGGAAGATCGCCGGCCGGTGGTGCGCGGGTTCGGCGAGACGTTCGATCATGGGCCGGAGGACCCGTCGACGCGATGGGCGGCGGAGAAGCCGCATCTGGACGCGGAGACCGATCTCCTGCGCGACGTCTACCACAGGTCCGCTCTCGATCTGGTGTCCATGCGGCTTGAGAAGACCATCGCGGGCGAGTCGGTCGTCCTCTTCTCCGCGGGTCTGCCGTGGTTTCTGACCACCTTCGGCCGGGACACGCTGATCACCGCGTACCAGACCATGACCTGCGGCTCGGAGGTTGCCCGGGGAGCACTCATCGTGCTGGCCCGGCATCAGGCCACAGTGTTCGACGACTTCACCGACCAGGAGCCGGGCAAGATCTTGCACGAGTACCGCTCGGGCGAGCTCAGCCAGCTGGGCATCAAGCCCTACCGTCCCTACTACGGTGCCGCCGACACCACGGCACTCTGGCTGATCCTCCTGTCCGAATACTGGCGGTGGACCCGGGACGCCGAGCTGGTGTGCCGGCTGCGCGAGAACGCCGAGGCCGCGCTGCGCTGGATCGACCGTCACGGTGATCGCGACGGCGACGGCTACGTGGAGTACGCCACCCGCTCCACCCAGGGCCTCGGTAACCAGTGCTGGCGGGACTCCCCGGACGGCGTGCAGTACGCCGACGGGACGATTCCCGTCCTGCCGATCGCCACCTGTGAGACACAGGGCTACACCTACGACGCGAAACTGCGCATGGCGGAACTGGCTGACGGGCCGTGGCACGACCCCGCGATGGCCCACCGCCTGCGCGCCGAGGCCGCGGGACTGCGCGAGAGGTTCAACCGGGACTTCTGGATCCCCGAACGGGGTGGCTACTACGCCATCGGCCTGGACGGCGACAAACGCCCCATCGACTCGATGACCTCGAACATGGGTCACCTGCTGTGGAGCGGCATCGTCCCCGAGGATCGGGCCGGACAGCTCGCGCGACACCTCATGTCTCCGGAGATGTTCTCCGGATGGGGCGTACGCACCCTGTCGACCCTCGACGTCGGCTACAACCCGATCGGCTACCACGTCGGCACGGTGTGGCCGCACGACAACTCCATCATCGCCGCCGGCCTGGCCCGTTACGGCTACCGGGAGGAAGCGAACCGGATAGCGATGGCCATGCTGGAGGCCTCCCGGCACTCCGATCACCGGCTGCCCGAGGCGCTCTCCGGCTACGACCGGTCCTTCGGTCGTCAGCCCGTGCCGTACCCCACAGCCTGCAACCCGCAGGCCTGGGCCAGCGGGGCGCCCCTGCTGTTTCTGCGCACGATGCTCGGCCTCGAGCCGGGCGAGGACGGGCTCCTCGCCGACGCCCACGTTCCCGACGAACTTGGACGGATCGACCTGCACGCGGTGGCGGTGGCCGGCCGACATTGGAGTGTCGGCGCCACCGGTTCCGACTGGCGCGTCTGGCCCGCCGACTAG
- a CDS encoding helix-turn-helix domain-containing protein yields the protein MGTHLDRTLDAVGPRLKHLRLRRDLTLTDLAEETGISASTLSRLEAGLRRPTLEQLLPLARVHGVTLDELVDAPPTGDPRINLRPIAGGDGATILPLTRRPGGIQAYKFVLPTGADDREPDLRTHEGYDWVYVLNGTLRLVLGEHNLILKPGEAAEFDTRTPHWFGSTSAGPVEFLSLVGRQGERAHVRAAPGSSPAE from the coding sequence ATGGGCACCCACCTGGACCGCACGCTCGACGCTGTCGGACCGAGGCTGAAGCACCTGCGGCTCCGCCGCGACCTCACCCTCACCGACCTCGCCGAGGAAACCGGCATCTCCGCCAGCACACTGTCCAGGCTCGAGGCGGGCCTGCGACGCCCCACGCTCGAACAGCTGCTCCCGCTCGCCCGGGTCCACGGCGTCACCCTCGACGAGCTCGTCGACGCGCCACCAACCGGCGATCCCCGGATCAACCTGCGCCCCATCGCCGGCGGCGACGGGGCGACCATCCTGCCCCTGACCCGCAGGCCCGGAGGCATCCAGGCCTACAAGTTCGTCCTCCCGACCGGTGCCGACGACCGCGAACCCGACCTGCGCACCCACGAGGGTTACGACTGGGTCTACGTCCTCAACGGCACACTGCGCCTGGTCCTCGGCGAGCACAATCTCATCCTCAAGCCCGGGGAAGCCGCGGAGTTCGACACCCGAACGCCACACTGGTTCGGGTCCACCAGCGCCGGTCCCGTCGAGTTCCTCAGCCTCGTCGGCAGACAGGGCGAACGCGCGCACGTCCGCGCGGCACCAGGATCAAGCCCCGCCGAGTAG
- a CDS encoding class I SAM-dependent methyltransferase, with translation MTHGFDKDYWDRHWHQAHRDEPAATAGSAPQPYLARETGSLVPGTALDAGCGTGAGAMWLASHGWHVTAVDIAPEALARAAEHAANGQVSERVRWVEADLTVWDPGMRFDLVTTHYAHPAMPQLAFYDRLSAWVAPGGTVLIVGHLHDPGATGHGHHPPAEASVTLADITARLESTAWDITTAEEHVRALTGPGGHGGPLHDVVVRATRRP, from the coding sequence ATGACACACGGATTCGACAAGGACTACTGGGATCGGCACTGGCACCAGGCGCACCGCGACGAACCCGCAGCGACGGCCGGGAGCGCCCCGCAGCCGTACCTCGCCCGCGAGACCGGCAGCCTGGTCCCGGGCACGGCGCTGGATGCCGGGTGCGGCACCGGCGCCGGCGCGATGTGGCTCGCCTCGCACGGTTGGCACGTGACCGCAGTCGACATCGCCCCCGAAGCCCTCGCCCGCGCCGCCGAGCACGCGGCGAACGGCCAGGTGTCCGAGCGCGTGCGGTGGGTTGAAGCGGACCTGACCGTCTGGGACCCGGGCATGCGGTTCGATCTGGTCACGACGCACTACGCGCACCCGGCGATGCCGCAACTGGCCTTCTACGACCGCCTCTCGGCATGGGTGGCGCCCGGCGGCACAGTGCTGATCGTCGGGCACCTGCACGACCCGGGAGCCACCGGGCACGGGCACCACCCTCCCGCCGAGGCATCGGTCACCCTCGCGGACATCACCGCGCGGCTGGAGAGCACGGCGTGGGACATCACCACCGCCGAAGAGCACGTCCGCGCGCTCACCGGCCCCGGCGGCCACGGGGGGCCGCTGCACGACGTCGTCGTGCGCGCCACACGACGCCCCTGA